The window CTTACTTAAGCTACTTTCGATACTACCAATAGCAACAGCAGAAAAACGCACCACCATGGCAAATATCAACGCAAACATAGAACCAGAGAAGATCAAACCAGGTCGGCCCCACTCCATCGCTTTCGCTATGTCATTAACTAAGTGGTCCATGAACAGTACTGGCACCATGACACCTATCGCCAACACGGTTCCAGGAACCGCATAGCCCATGGATGCGAATCTCATGTAAGCTAAGTTTTTCTTACTAGGGCTAACACGTTGATTAAAATTAACAATCAACGCAACGAGCACACCAATAATCGCCGCAACAACAGAGACATAAAGGCTATTAAGCGCATACTCTCTGAACTCTGGGGTCCAGCTTTGGGCAAAATACTTGTAGGCATATATGATCAACTGCGCGAGAGGGAATAAGAACGCAATACACACCAATCCCCAACACCAAAATAGTGCCAACCACTTCTTCCAACCAATTAGCTCGTAACGAAAGTCTTCACGGCTACTGAACTGATTCTGAAATAACTTCTGCTTACGACGGCTGTATCGCTCGGTGCTCAACAATAGAATGACGATAACCAGCATGATTGCCGATATTTTTGCTGCGGCTGTTAAGCTCGAATAGCCTAACCAAGTGTCGTAAACCGCGGTCGTTAATGTGTTTACAGCAAAGTAACTCACGGTACCGAAGTCACCGATGGTTTCCATCGCAACAAGAGACAAACCTACCGCCATCGAAGGGCGCACAAGCGGTAATGAAATACGACGAAAACTTTCCCAAGGAGAGCACTTTAACAAGCGAGCGGATTGTAATAGGGATACGTTTTGCTCCATGAATGCCGCACGGCAGAGCAAATAAATATAAGGGTAAAGAACGAGAGACAGAACAATAATGGCACCGGACAAGGTTCTAATATCGGGGAACCAATACTCACCAGGCCCCCAGCCCGTTAGATCTCGCAAGAGAATTTGAACAGGGCCAGCAAAGTCAAACCAGTCGGTAAAGATATAACCCACGATATAGCCAGGCATTGCTAATGGCAGCACGAGCGCCCATTGCAAAACACGCTCTCCAGGGACACGGCACATTGCCATGATCCATGCAGATGGAATACCAAAAATTAAAGACAGGAACATGGTTCCTATGACTAAAACCACCGTATTGTAGGCATAGGTGGGCATTACTGTGGACATCAGATGAGAAAATAGCTCATCGGTTTCTCCAACAGCAGTCGTGAATATCGCTAAGATTGGTAAAACGAGTAGTACAGCGATTATGCCGCTACTGGTGTTCCATAAATAATTCTTTTCTTTCATCGCCTAACTACAACGAGGCTTAATGAAATACATATGCATTTGCAAATACATCTCATGTCCTTTTAATGGTGGGGTTATTTATACCCATATACTCTAATGACTTCAAGGTGAGATGCACATAACTCAAGGGATCAACAGAGAGCTTTGTATCAAAAAGTGATTTCCCAAAAACAAACAACCCCAAGTGGCCAAAAAGTAGCAACTTGAGGTTGTAATTTTATGCTGGCCGAAGCCTACAATAATAAATTATAGATCGAACTTAACTTCATCTAATAGCTTGATTGCAGCCGCGTGGTGGTTTGCAATTTCATCTAAAGAAATAGTATCTGCTTTGAACTCACCCCATGAAGCAACAAGCTCAGAAGGCTTAACATCTGCTTTCACTGGGTATTCGTAGTTCACTTCTGCGTACATGCTTTGAGCAGTGTTACCAGATAGGAATTCCATCAGCTTAACGGCATTCTCTTCGTTTGGAGAGTATTTAGCCATCGCCATACCAGAGATGTTTACGTGAGTACCGGTTGTCTCTTGGTTAGGGAAGTTAATGTAAACAGAGTCAGCCCAAGCTTTTTGCTCTTTATCATTAATCATTTTGCCTAGGTAGTAGCTGTTACCAAGAGCAACATCACATAGACCTTCTTTAATTGCTTTAACTTGTGCGCGATCGTTACCTTGAGGCTTACGTGCTAGGTTTGCTTTTACGCCTTCTAGCCACTCTTTCGTTTCAGCTTCACCTTTGTGAGCAATCATCGAAGAAACAAGAGAAACATTGTATGGGTGCTTACCGCTACGAGTACAGATTTTGCCTTTAAATTCAGGCTTAGTTAGATCTTCGTAAGTGAACTCTTCACCTAGACGACCAACACGGTCACGTGAAGAATAAACGCTACGTGTACGAGTTGTTAGAGCAAACCACTCGTTAGCAGTATCTTGGTACTGAGCAGGGATGTTCTTTTCAAGTACATCGCTTTCAACTGATTGAACTAGACCTTGTTTAGTTAGCTCAGATAAACGGCTGATATCGACAGTTAAGACAACATCAGCAGGGCTGTATTCACCCTCTTGAGCTAACTTCTCTGCTAAACCTTTTTTAGCAAACTTAACGTTTACTTTAATACCAGTCTCTTTCGTGAACTCTTTGAACATTGGCTCAACAAGGAAAGGTTGGCGGTAAGAGTATACATTTACTTCTTCCGCAGCCATTGCTGTTGGGGCAATTACGCCACACGCTAGAGCTGAAAGTGTTAGCAGTTTCTTCATTTTAAAATCCTTTATATCGAAATGATAATGTCTATCAGTTGCGTTATTATATTCATCATTAACATAATTACAATGACGACCGACAAAAAATCCGTCTACTCAGACCATTTAAACTCTCACTTTTGTAACAAAGCATTTCAGTAATTATGCACATCATCAGGCTTTCACATAGCTCCTGTAACCACGACAAGCTCGCTTACAATGTTCAGCCCCAAAGACAACAAAACCCCACAACGGTTCGTTGCAGGGTTTTCTTTGTACTGCCTAACCCATTCAGGTTAGGCGGTTACTGTTGATTATTTTACTGATACAAACTCAGGGTAAGCACCTACACCACAATCGTGCATGTCCATACCTTCAAGTTCTTCATCTTCACTGACACGAATACCGATTGTTGCTTTAAGCACTGCCCATACCGCCAAGCTAGCACCGAATACCCATGCAAAGATAACGGCTGCACCCAGTAGTTGAGCACCAAATGTTGCATCAGCATTGCTTAGTGGAACAGCCATTAGACCGAAGAAACCACATACACCGTGTACCGAGATAGCACCCACTGGATCATCAATCTTAGCTTTATCTAGGGCAATGATACTGAATACAACCAACGCACCAGATACCGAACCAATCGCTACTGAAAATAGTGGTGATGGAGATAGAGGGTCTGCAGTGATTGCTACTAGGCCAGCTAACGCACCGTTCAGAATCATTGTTAAATCAGCTTTACCCCAAGTTGTTTTACATACTAGTAGTGCTGCAATCGCGCCGGCTGCTGCTGCTGCGTTGGTGTTAAGGAAGATTTGGCCAACCGCTGTCGCATTCTCAAAGTCAGAAACCATAAGTTGAGAACCACCGTTGAAGCCGAACCAACCAAACCAAAGGATAAATGTACCTAGCGTTGCCAGTGGCATGTTTGAACCTGGAATTGGGTAGATTTCACCGTTCTTACCATATTTACCTTTACGAGCCCCCAGTAGAAGTACACCCGCTAAGGCTGCTGAAGCACCAGCCATATGTACGATACCTGAACCAGCAAAGTCACTAAAACCGGCTTCTGATAGGAAACCACCGCCCCAAGTCCAGTAACCTTCCATTGGGTAGATGAATGCTGTTAGCACGACAGAGAAGATAAGGAATGACCAAAGTTTCATTCGCTCAGCAACTGCACCTGATACCACAGACATTGCTGTTGCAACGAAAACTACTTGAAAGAAGAAGTCTGATTCTAATGAGTGGTCTGCACCTTCACCTTGAGTACCAATCAGAGTACCAAATGACGGTAACCAGCCACCTTCGCCGTTATCGACATACATAATGTTGTAACCAACGACTAAGAAAGTCGTACAAGCAATTGCGTACAAACAAATGTTCTTAGTTAAAATTTCTGTGGTGTTCTTCGAACGAACAAGGCCAGCTTCTAACATCGCGAAGCCTGCAGCCATCCACATTACCAACGCACCTGAAATGAGAAAGAAAAAAGTGTCTAGTGCGTAACGTAGTTCCGTTACTGTTGTTGTAAGTTCCATATTAAAGTCTCCAGTCCTTGTAATTCTTTAAA of the Vibrio lentus genome contains:
- a CDS encoding ammonium transporter; protein product: MELTTTVTELRYALDTFFFLISGALVMWMAAGFAMLEAGLVRSKNTTEILTKNICLYAIACTTFLVVGYNIMYVDNGEGGWLPSFGTLIGTQGEGADHSLESDFFFQVVFVATAMSVVSGAVAERMKLWSFLIFSVVLTAFIYPMEGYWTWGGGFLSEAGFSDFAGSGIVHMAGASAALAGVLLLGARKGKYGKNGEIYPIPGSNMPLATLGTFILWFGWFGFNGGSQLMVSDFENATAVGQIFLNTNAAAAAGAIAALLVCKTTWGKADLTMILNGALAGLVAITADPLSPSPLFSVAIGSVSGALVVFSIIALDKAKIDDPVGAISVHGVCGFFGLMAVPLSNADATFGAQLLGAAVIFAWVFGASLAVWAVLKATIGIRVSEDEELEGMDMHDCGVGAYPEFVSVK
- a CDS encoding ABC transporter permease, with amino-acid sequence MKEKNYLWNTSSGIIAVLLVLPILAIFTTAVGETDELFSHLMSTVMPTYAYNTVVLVIGTMFLSLIFGIPSAWIMAMCRVPGERVLQWALVLPLAMPGYIVGYIFTDWFDFAGPVQILLRDLTGWGPGEYWFPDIRTLSGAIIVLSLVLYPYIYLLCRAAFMEQNVSLLQSARLLKCSPWESFRRISLPLVRPSMAVGLSLVAMETIGDFGTVSYFAVNTLTTAVYDTWLGYSSLTAAAKISAIMLVIVILLLSTERYSRRKQKLFQNQFSSREDFRYELIGWKKWLALFWCWGLVCIAFLFPLAQLIIYAYKYFAQSWTPEFREYALNSLYVSVVAAIIGVLVALIVNFNQRVSPSKKNLAYMRFASMGYAVPGTVLAIGVMVPVLFMDHLVNDIAKAMEWGRPGLIFSGSMFALIFAMVVRFSAVAIGSIESSLSKVSPSLDMASKTMGCNTNQMLRRVHLPLIKRGALIAGLLVFIESMKELNAALLLRPFNFETLATYVYNYASDEHLELAAMPAVLLVLVGLIPLIIVNRSLEQKH
- a CDS encoding Fe(3+) ABC transporter substrate-binding protein → MKKLLTLSALACGVIAPTAMAAEEVNVYSYRQPFLVEPMFKEFTKETGIKVNVKFAKKGLAEKLAQEGEYSPADVVLTVDISRLSELTKQGLVQSVESDVLEKNIPAQYQDTANEWFALTTRTRSVYSSRDRVGRLGEEFTYEDLTKPEFKGKICTRSGKHPYNVSLVSSMIAHKGEAETKEWLEGVKANLARKPQGNDRAQVKAIKEGLCDVALGNSYYLGKMINDKEQKAWADSVYINFPNQETTGTHVNISGMAMAKYSPNEENAVKLMEFLSGNTAQSMYAEVNYEYPVKADVKPSELVASWGEFKADTISLDEIANHHAAAIKLLDEVKFDL